The following are encoded in a window of Trueperaceae bacterium genomic DNA:
- the lhgO gene encoding L-2-hydroxyglutarate oxidase: protein MVATRADDAALAPPPAGAGPAPEGRAAWLGEVAGDVVIVGGGIVGLATALALSKARPGARLVILEKEADVGRHQTGHNSGVVHSGIYYKPGSFKATLCREGVGLMRAFCAANGLPFVECGKVIVATSEAETGPLETLYERGTANGVPGLRLLSREELAELEPNVSGVKGILSPTTAIADYGAVARKLAEILEGRGARVVRGARATAVRTDASGVQVHGPGFAVRAGYLVNCAGLHADAVARLAGLEPAVRIVPFRGEYYLLREGREGLVRRLVYPVPNPALPFLGVHFTPTVTGRTEAGPNAVFAFAREGYRLAAFDAADTAATLAFPGFWRLAAKFWRVGAYEYYRSLSKAAFVRSLQALVPTVTSDDLEPGPAGVRAQAVDRAGRLVDDFAFLAGYRSLHVLNAPSPAATASLAIGRHVAAKVSAELA, encoded by the coding sequence CGTCGTCATCGTCGGGGGCGGGATCGTCGGCCTGGCCACCGCGCTGGCGCTCTCGAAGGCGCGCCCCGGGGCGCGGCTCGTGATCCTCGAGAAGGAGGCGGACGTCGGCCGCCACCAGACCGGTCACAACAGCGGCGTGGTGCATTCGGGCATCTACTACAAGCCCGGCTCGTTCAAGGCCACCCTCTGCCGCGAGGGCGTCGGCCTGATGCGGGCCTTCTGCGCAGCCAACGGCCTGCCCTTCGTGGAGTGCGGCAAGGTCATCGTGGCCACGTCGGAGGCGGAGACGGGGCCGCTCGAGACGCTCTACGAGCGCGGCACCGCCAACGGGGTGCCGGGGCTGCGGCTCCTGTCACGCGAGGAACTCGCGGAGCTGGAACCCAACGTCAGCGGCGTGAAGGGCATCCTCTCCCCCACCACGGCGATCGCCGACTACGGCGCCGTCGCCCGGAAGCTGGCCGAGATCCTGGAGGGTCGCGGCGCCCGGGTCGTCCGGGGAGCCAGGGCGACCGCGGTGAGGACCGACGCGTCCGGCGTGCAGGTGCACGGGCCCGGGTTCGCGGTGCGGGCCGGCTACCTCGTGAACTGCGCGGGGCTGCACGCCGACGCCGTAGCGCGCCTCGCGGGCCTCGAACCTGCCGTGCGCATCGTGCCGTTCCGCGGCGAGTACTACCTGCTCAGGGAGGGCCGCGAGGGGTTGGTGCGTCGGCTCGTCTACCCCGTCCCGAACCCCGCCCTGCCGTTCCTGGGGGTGCACTTCACGCCCACGGTGACGGGCCGCACGGAGGCGGGGCCCAACGCCGTGTTCGCCTTCGCGCGGGAGGGCTACCGCCTGGCGGCGTTCGACGCGGCCGACACGGCAGCAACGCTCGCGTTCCCGGGCTTCTGGCGCCTGGCGGCGAAGTTCTGGCGGGTCGGCGCCTACGAGTACTACCGCTCGCTCAGCAAGGCGGCCTTCGTCCGGTCGCTGCAGGCGCTCGTGCCCACCGTCACGAGCGACGACCTCGAGCCGGGACCGGCGGGCGTGAGGGCTCAGGCCGTCGACCGCGCCGGTCGGCTGGTTGACGACTTCGCCTTCCTCGCGGGCTACCGCTCGCTGCACGTCCTGAACGCCCCGTCACCGGCGGCCACGGCCTCGCTGGCGATCGGGCGCCACGTCGCGGCGAAGGTCTCGGCCGAACTAGCGTAG
- a CDS encoding SRPBCC family protein, which translates to MASFDKTIDVNVHISEAFMLFSEFERYPSFMEGVEEVTRLGGDKLHWRAEVLGHEVDWDAKVTELSPNDKVAWESTSGARNVGEVTFDKLDEGRTRIHMHVEYEPEGFVENVGAALGVVNARLQGDLARFKRAVEGGAAVEGGGSGSPAAPDLAKVRADAEAALRKAGKAVKPGKQ; encoded by the coding sequence ATGGCCAGCTTCGACAAGACCATCGACGTGAACGTTCACATCTCCGAGGCCTTCATGCTGTTCAGCGAGTTCGAGCGCTACCCGAGCTTCATGGAGGGCGTGGAGGAGGTCACGCGACTGGGCGGCGACAAGCTCCACTGGCGCGCAGAAGTCCTCGGGCACGAGGTCGACTGGGACGCCAAGGTGACTGAACTGTCTCCCAACGACAAGGTCGCCTGGGAGAGCACGTCCGGCGCCAGGAACGTGGGCGAGGTGACGTTCGACAAGCTCGACGAGGGGCGCACGCGCATCCACATGCACGTGGAGTACGAACCCGAGGGGTTCGTGGAGAACGTCGGCGCTGCGTTGGGCGTCGTGAACGCGAGGTTGCAGGGTGACCTCGCGAGGTTCAAGCGCGCGGTCGAGGGTGGCGCGGCCGTCGAGGGAGGCGGGTCGGGCTCGCCCGCCGCTCCCGACCTCGCCAAGGTCAGGGCCGATGCCGAGGCCGCGCTGCGCAAGGCCGGCAAGGCCGTTAAGCCGGGCAAGCAGTAG